The Candidatus Methylomirabilota bacterium nucleotide sequence GGCTGACGCTGATCTGCTCGAAGAACGGCAGGAGCACGAACACGGCCAGGGGCAGCATCGGCACCAGGTTCGCCACGATCACGCCGTAGATCGTCCCGCCGATCCGGTACCGGTAGAGGGTCGTGGCCAGCGGGATGCCGTACGTCATCTGCGGAATGAGGAGCGGGACGAAGTAGAGCAGGAGCACCCCGCCCTTTCCCCGGAAGTCGCGGCGCGCCAGCAGGTAGGCCGCCGGGAAGCCGAGGAGCAGGGCCAGGGCCGTGACCGTCCCCGCCACCGTGACCGTCACCGTGAGGACCTGGCGCAGCTGGAACTCCTCCCAGGAGTACGCGTACCACGCGGTCGTCCAGGTCGGGGGAAACGGCGTGGCGAACCAGCGCCGGGCGAACGAGGAGACGAGGACGTGGCTGACGAGGCCGAGGAGGTTCAGGACGAATCCCAGCACGAAGAGGAAGACCGCCAGGCGCCAGATCCGCCCGCGCATCAGCGCTTCCCGGCTCCGAGCGTGGCCACCCCGGTCGCCC carries:
- a CDS encoding ABC transporter permease subunit, with translation MRGRIWRLAVFLFVLGFVLNLLGLVSHVLVSSFARRWFATPFPPTWTTAWYAYSWEEFQLRQVLTVTVTVAGTVTALALLLGFPAAYLLARRDFRGKGGVLLLYFVPLLIPQMTYGIPLATTLYRYRIGGTIYGVIVANLVPMLPLAVFVLLPFFEQISVSLEWAARVHGASRLQVFRRVVLPLALPGLLTAGLLVLVNTVANFELTFLLSGAGSQTLVVALYYAVFAAGMRPIYSVDAMAVIYMAIVLLILLVALRFVRPTQMVFRLDRR